From the bacterium genome, the window GCGGCCCGCGCAACCACGGCGGCCACCACGAGCGCCGCGGCGGGGACGCGGGGCGCGGCCCCGCGGGCGCCTAGGTGGCGGGGACGGGGGCCCGCGGGTTCACCGCGGGCCCGCAGATCTTCGGCCGCACGCTGCTGGAAAGCGGCGCGCGCATCGTCACCGAGGAACTCCCGGGACGGCCCACCGTCTCGCTCGGCGTCTGGGTCGGCAGCGGCTCGCGCGCGGAGGCGCCCGGGCTCGAGGGCGGGGCGCACTTCATCGAGCACCTGCTCTTCAAGGGCACGAAGAAGCGCACCGCGGCCGCTCTCGCGAAGGAGATCGACGCCATCGGCGGCCACCTCGACGCCTTCACGAGCCGCGAGTACACGGCCTACTACCTCAACCTCCTCGTCGACCACGTCGAGCGGGGGATGGACATCCTCGCCGACATCCTCCTGCACTCGACCTTCCCGGCCGCCGAGGTCGAGCGGGAGCGCCGGGTCATCCTCGAGGAGATCCGCAGCGCCGACGACAACCCCGAGGACTGCGTCTACGAGCTGCTCGTGCAGGGCATGTGGCGCGGCAACGCCCTCGGGCGGCCGATCCTGGGGGGGCACGCCTCGGTCGGCGCGGTGACCCGGGCGCGCCTGCTCGAGTTCTTCGCCGGCCACTACCGCTCCGCCAACCTCGTGTTCGCCGGGGCCGGAGGGCTTGGCCACGCCCAGCTCGAGCGCCTCTGGCGCCGGCACTTCCCCTTCCCGAAGCGCTCGCACCGCCCGCCGCGGCAGACGGCGCCCCGGGTCCGGCCCGGCTTCTACGGCCGCCCGCGCGAGCTGGAGCAGGCCTACCTCGTCTGCGGCTGCGGCGGCCTCGAGCAGGACCACCCCGACCGCTACGCGCTCTACGTGCTCAACACGATCGTCGGCGGCAGCATGAGCTCCCGGCTCTTCCAGGAGGTGCGCGAGAAGCGCGGTCTCGCCTACTCGGTCTTCTCCTCGCACACCGCCTACCGCGACACCGGACTGTTCTCGATCAGCGTCGGCACGCGGCCGGACCAGGCGGCGCAGGTGGTGCGCATCGTCCGCCGGGAGCTCGCGCGCATCGCCGAGCGCGCCCCGGGGGCCAAGGAGGTGGCGCGCGCGCGCGATCACCTCAAGGGCAACCTCGTCCTTGGCCTCGAGTCGGGGGGGCACCGGATGATGAAGCTCGCCAAGCAGGAGATCTACTTCGGGCGCCAGTTCACGATCGCGGACACGCTCCGCCGCATCGACGCGGTGGAGCCGAAGCAGCTGCGGGAACTCGCCGCGCGTCTCTTCGAGCCTGCGCGCTGCGCCTGGTCGGCGGTCGGCCCGGCCGCGAGCGTGGAGAAGGCGGCGCGGGAGGTGGCGTGAGCGGCGCGGGCCCGGTCCGCGTCCTCGTGGCCGTGCAGCCCGAGGGCCGGGGGCTCGACCTGCCGCGCTACCAGAGCGAGCACGCCGCCGGGATGGACCTGCTCGCCGCGCTCGAGGCCGACCTGACGCTCGCGCCGGGCGAGCGGGCGCTGGTCTCCACCGGCATCGCGCTGGCGATCCCCGACGGCTACGAGGGCCAGGTGCGCCCCCGCAGCGGCCTGGCGGTCCGCGACGGGCTCACGCTGCTCAACGCGCCCGGGACGATCGACGCCGACTACCGCGGCACGGTGCGGCTGGTCGTCGTGAACCACGGCGCGGTGCCGGTCACGCTCCGCCGGGGCGAGCGGCTCGCGCAACTGGTGCTCGCCCGGGTGGAGCGCGCCGCGCTCGAGGCCGTGCCCGAGCTGCCGCCCACCGGGCGCGGGGGCGGGGGCTTCGGCTCGACGGGCCGCTGATCAGGATCCGCACGTACGCGCGGGTTGCTTTCGCGCCCCCGGTTGGCCTATGCTCGCGCCGATGCGCACCCCGAAACCCGGAGGCCGCCGATGAGAGCCCCTGCCGTGACCACGCTGCTGCTTCTCGCCTCCCTCGCGCTGCCCCCGGGGGAAGCCCCGGCGGCGGACGGCACCCTGAGCGCCGGCGCGTACATCGCCTCGTCGGGCCAGCTGCGGACCGGCGCCCCGGTCCCCGGCTTCCACGCGCGCGACATCTACGGCACGGTGGTCTGCTTCGAGGACCTCGTGCGCTCCGGGCGCAAGCCGCTCATCGCGTTCTGGTCCATGTACTGCCAGGCCTGTGTCCAGAAGTTCGACGCGATGATCGCCGTCCAGAAGAAGTACGGCGACCAGGGCGTGACGGTGATCTCGGTGAACACGGACGGCGAGTACAGGCGCGGCGAGCAGACAATCCGCGACTTCATCGCCGACTACGAGCGCCAGCACGACGTCAAGATCAACTTCCCCGTCCTCTACGACGAGCGCAACTGGCTGCCGCAGGCGATGGGCATCGAGTTCCTGCCGACGATCATCACGGTGGACCCGCAGTCGCGGGTGCTGGAGTACTATCAGAAGTTCACCGAGGTCGACGAGGCGGAGATCATCCGCGGCATCGGCGGGCTGGCCGAGCGCATGCTGGCGTCGTACGCCGAGGCGGGCCCCGCGGCCCGGCCCGCGACGCTCAACTGCCCCCAGAAGCACTGAGGGCGGCAGCGGGCGGCAGCCCCGTCTCGCGCCCCGGGCCGTGAAGATCCACGTCCTCGCCAGCGGCAGCAAGGGCAACTGCGCCCTGATCGAGGCCCGCGGCGTCCGGCTGCTGGTCGACGCGGGCCTGAGCGGCGCCGAGATCGAGCGGCGGCTCGCGGCGCTCGGCGTCGACGCCGGGGACCTCGCGGCGGTCCTCATCACCCACGAGCACGCGGACCACGTGCGCGGGGCCGGCATCCTCGCGCGCCGCCACCGCCTCCCCGTGTACCTGACGCGCGGGACGCACGCGGCCGAGCGGCGCCACCTCGGCGAGCTGCCGTTCGTCGAGCACGTCGAGCCGGGCCGCGAGTTCGAGATCCGCAGCGTCGGCGTGCGCCCCTTCTCCACGCCGCACACGCGCCAGGGCGGCGGCTTCGCGGACCCGGTGGCCTACTGCTTCTTCGCCGGCGGGGCGAAGGCCGGCTACGCAACCGACCTCGGGCACCCCACGGGCCTGATGGCGCAGCACCTGGCCGGGTGCCGGCTGCTCGTGCTGGAGTTCAACCACGACCCCGGGATGCTCGCGGACGGCCCCTACCCGTGGCCGGTCAAGCAGTGGATCCGCGGCCAGGGCGGGCATCTCTCGAACGAGCAGGCGGCGCGGCTGCTCGAGCGGGTGCTGCACGAGGGGCTCGAGGGGCTGGTGCTCGCGCATCTCTCGGAGACGAACAACACGCCGGAGCTGGCGCACGCCGCCGCCCGCGAGGCGCTCGTGCGCTGCCGGCTCCACGAGCGGGTCGAGCTGCGCATAGCCTGCCCGGACGCGACGGTGACGATCGCGCTGCGGCGCTGACGGGCCGGGCGCGGGCCGCTCGATCCTAGCGCTCCCTGCGCCGTGCCCAGGCCGGGCCCCGTCCCGGGGGCGCCTGTTCACTTCCGTCTCGCCCTGAGCCCCTCAGTCCGCGCGAGCCTTCACCGGCCGCTCGACTGTCAATGCGCCGGCCACACTCGGCCGCCACAGCAAGCGGCCGGCGCATTATGACCGTTCACAGGCGCCCCCGGGCCGGAGCCCTGAGACAAGGCTCGGACGGTCACGAGCGGGGACGGGGCGCTGTCGGGCGCGCGCATTGTGGAGCGCGAGGGAACCGC encodes:
- a CDS encoding pitrilysin family protein is translated as MAGTGARGFTAGPQIFGRTLLESGARIVTEELPGRPTVSLGVWVGSGSRAEAPGLEGGAHFIEHLLFKGTKKRTAAALAKEIDAIGGHLDAFTSREYTAYYLNLLVDHVERGMDILADILLHSTFPAAEVERERRVILEEIRSADDNPEDCVYELLVQGMWRGNALGRPILGGHASVGAVTRARLLEFFAGHYRSANLVFAGAGGLGHAQLERLWRRHFPFPKRSHRPPRQTAPRVRPGFYGRPRELEQAYLVCGCGGLEQDHPDRYALYVLNTIVGGSMSSRLFQEVREKRGLAYSVFSSHTAYRDTGLFSISVGTRPDQAAQVVRIVRRELARIAERAPGAKEVARARDHLKGNLVLGLESGGHRMMKLAKQEIYFGRQFTIADTLRRIDAVEPKQLRELAARLFEPARCAWSAVGPAASVEKAAREVA
- the dut gene encoding dUTP diphosphatase encodes the protein MSGAGPVRVLVAVQPEGRGLDLPRYQSEHAAGMDLLAALEADLTLAPGERALVSTGIALAIPDGYEGQVRPRSGLAVRDGLTLLNAPGTIDADYRGTVRLVVVNHGAVPVTLRRGERLAQLVLARVERAALEAVPELPPTGRGGGGFGSTGR
- a CDS encoding TlpA disulfide reductase family protein; this translates as MRAPAVTTLLLLASLALPPGEAPAADGTLSAGAYIASSGQLRTGAPVPGFHARDIYGTVVCFEDLVRSGRKPLIAFWSMYCQACVQKFDAMIAVQKKYGDQGVTVISVNTDGEYRRGEQTIRDFIADYERQHDVKINFPVLYDERNWLPQAMGIEFLPTIITVDPQSRVLEYYQKFTEVDEAEIIRGIGGLAERMLASYAEAGPAARPATLNCPQKH
- a CDS encoding MBL fold metallo-hydrolase, whose translation is MKIHVLASGSKGNCALIEARGVRLLVDAGLSGAEIERRLAALGVDAGDLAAVLITHEHADHVRGAGILARRHRLPVYLTRGTHAAERRHLGELPFVEHVEPGREFEIRSVGVRPFSTPHTRQGGGFADPVAYCFFAGGAKAGYATDLGHPTGLMAQHLAGCRLLVLEFNHDPGMLADGPYPWPVKQWIRGQGGHLSNEQAARLLERVLHEGLEGLVLAHLSETNNTPELAHAAAREALVRCRLHERVELRIACPDATVTIALRR